The segment GGCGAGATCATCACCGTCGCAGGCGACATCGAGATCAACGACGGCGCCGAGGTGATCTCCATGGCCGTCGTCAACGCGGGAGATCGACCGGTACAGGTGGGCAGCCACGTGCATTTCCCACAGTCCAACGCAGCTCTGCAATTCGACCGCGAGCGGGCGCACGGCTTCCGCCTCGACATCCCCGCGGGCACGGCGGTGCGGTTCGAGCCCGGCATCGAACAGACGATTCGGCTCGTGCCACTCGGTGGCACGCGCGAGGTATACGGATTGAGCATGACACCTCCCGGAAAGTTGGACAGCTGATGGCGCGCATGAGTCGCAGTCGATACGCCCAGTTGTTCGGCCCCACCACAGGTGATCGAATCCGCTTGGCAGACACCGATCTTCTGATCGAGGTCACCGAGGACCGCAGTGGTGGCCCGGGCAACGCCGGTGAGGAGGCGGTGTTCGGCGGCGGCAAGGTGATCCGTGAATCGATGGGGCAGTCCCGAGCCACCCGCGCCGACGGTGCTCCCGACACGGTGATCACCGGGGTCGTCGTCGTCGACTACTGGGGAATCATCAAGGCCGATCTCGGTATTCGCGACGGACGCATCGTGGCACTGGGCAAGGCAGGCAATCCCGACACCATGACCGGGGTGCATCCCGATCTCGTCATCGGACCGTCCACCGAGATCATCGCGGGCAACGGGAAGATCGTCACGGCCGGCGGCATCGACTGTCACGTCCACCTGATCTGCCCACAGATCAAGGAGGAGGCTCTCGGCGGCGGCATCACCACCGTGATCGCAGGCGGTACCGGCCCCGCCGAAGGCAGCAAGGCCACCACCGTCACCCCGGGTGCATGGCACCTGTCCCGGATGCTCGAGTCGCTGGACGACTGGCCGATGAACATCGTGCTCCTCGGCAAGGGCAACACGGTCAATCCGGACTCGATGTGGGAGCAATTGCGCGCCGGCGCATCGGGATTCAAGCTGCACGAAGATTGGGGATCCACCCCTGCCGCGATCGACGCGTGCCTGCGAGTGTGCGAGGACGCAGGAGTTCAGGCAGCACTGCACTCGGACACCCTGAACGAGGCCGGATTCGTCGAGACCACCCTCGATGCGATCAAGGGTCGCGGAATCCATGCCTATCACACCGAGGGTGCGGGCGGCGGGCACGCACCCGACATCATCACCGTGGCGGCGCAGCCGCACGTCCTCCCCAGCTCGACCAACCCGACGCGTCCCCACACCGTCAACACCCTGGACGAACATCTGGACATGCTGATGGTGTGCCACCACCTCAGTCCATCGATTCCGGAGGATCTGGCCTTCGCCGAGAGCCGGATTCGGCCGTCGACCATCGCAGCCGAGGACCTGCTGCACGACATGGGTGCGATCTCGATGATCGGCAGCGACGCTCAGGCAATGGGCCGGATAGGTGAGGTGGTTCTGCGCACGTGGCAGACGGCACACGTGATGAAGTCTCGTCGCGGCTTCCTGGCCGGCGACAACGGAGCCGACAACAATCGAGTGATGCGCTACGTCGCGAAGTACACCATCTGCCCGGCCGTCGCCCACGGCCTCGACGACGAGATCGGATCGATCGAGCCGGGCAAACTCGCCGACCTGGTGTTGTGGGATCCGGCATTCTTCGGTGTCCGTCCCCACATGGTCATCAAGGGCGGCATGATCGCATGGGCTGCCATGGGCGACGCGAACGCGTCCATCCCGACCCCGCAACCCGAACTACCTCGGCCGATGTTCGGTGCGTCGCCCAAGGCGGCGGCCGCGACGTCACTGCATTTCGTTGCCCCGCAGGCGATCGAGGACGGACTGGCCGGGCGTCTGAACTGCGATCGCCGGTTGGTTCCGGTCAAGAACGTGCGCGGTGTCAGGAAGTCGGACATGGCACTCAACGACGCTCTGCCCGATATTCGAGTCGATCCCGACACCTTCACCGTCCGTATCGACGGTGACGTGTGGACGGAGCAGCCGGCAACCGAACTGCCGATGGCGCAGCGATACTTCCTCTTCTGATGCCCGATGCCCGACTGCAGGTGACGACGCTTCTCTCGCTTGCCGATTCGCGCCTGCCCACCGGCGGACACGTGCACTCCGGCGGAGTGGAGGAAGCGATCGCCTCGGGCTTCGTTCGAGACATCACGACGCTCGAGGCGTTTCTGCGACGCCGTATCCGAACATCCGGGGCCACGACGGCATCCATTGCCGCATCGCTGGTGCACGGGTCGTCGAGCACCAGCGAGGCCGATGCCGAATCCGACGCACGAACCCCATCCCCGGCTGCCAGGTCTGCCTCGCGTGCTCAGGGCCGTGGACTGCTCAGGTTGGCCAAGTCCGCCTGGCCGCATCATGATTGGACGTCGATCGGGCGGAGGCCGCACCTGGCCGTTGCCGCTGGGCACGTCGGGCTCGCGGCGGGCCTGTCGGTTGCCGACACGGCCGCAGTGCAGGTGTACATCACCATGACCGGGTCGGCGATCGCCGCGCAGCGTCTGCTCGCGCTCGATCCGGCCGAGGTCGCGGCGTGCACCATCCGGTTGGGCGATTTCTGCGACGACGTGACCGCTGCGGTGTGCGAGTGCCTGCCCGAGCTGATGGAGTTGTCGGATCCGTTGCTGGACATGTTCGCCGAAGCCCACGCCGTCCGTGATCGGCCGTTGTTCGTATCCTGAATACCGATCCACTTTTTTCTCTAGCGACAAGGAGTTCGACATGCCCCCGCACCTGATCGACGGTGAGCCCCACGACCACGGTTTGGATCGGCCCAAGCGCGCACGGGTGGCAGGCGACGCGCTGCGCGTCGGGATCGGTGGACCCGTCGGTTCCGGAAAGACGGCGTTGGTGGCTGCGCTGTGTCGCGAACTGCGCGACGAGCTTTCGCTCGCCGTGCTCACCAACGACATCTACACCACCGAGGATGCGGACTTCCTGCGTCGGCACGCAGTGTTGCCCGACGAGCGCATCACGGCGGTGCAGACCGGTGGCTGCCCGCACACGGCAATTCGGGACGACATCACCGCCAACCTCGACGCCATCGACGATCTGATCGAGAACAACCCGCCCCTGGACCTGATTCTCGTGGAGTCCGGTGGCGACAACCTCACTGCGACCTTCTCGTCCGGTCTGATCGACGTACAGATCTTCGTCGTCGATGTCGCCGGGGGAGACAAGGTGCCGCGCAAGGGTGGTCCCGGTGTGACGTTCTCCGATCTGTTGGTCGTCAACAAGACGGATCTCGCTCCGTACGTCGGAGCCGACCTCGGTGTCATGGAGCGGGACGCGGCCCAGGTGCGTGAGGGGCGACCGACTGCGTTGATCTCCCTCACCGACGATCCGTCGGCGACCACGGTGCTCGAGTGGGTGCGGGAGCAGCTGAAGGTGATCGCCGACGCCGACGCGCATGCCCACACACACTGAGCGTCGATGCACACAGAGCTCTGCATCGACGCGAGCCGCAGCCGGAGCCCGCGCATCACCTCGGTGGGCGGACTCGCCGGCCGCCAGACGGGACCGGACACAGTCCACCTGATCGGTACCGCCGCAACTCCTCTCGGCGGTGACACCATCGTGGTCAGAATATCGGTGGCGGCCGGGGCGCACCTGGAGGTGCGCAGTGTCGCGGCCTCGTTGGCGATGCCCGGTGGGCTGCACCGTCACTCGTCCGCGCAGTGGCACTTCGAGGTCGGTGCAGGCGCGTCGCTGGTCTTCGATCCCGAACCGATGGTCGTCGTCTCCGACGCCTCGCATTCGGTAGTCAACACCGTTGTGCTGGAACAGGATTCGACCCTGCGACTGCGTGAACGTACGCAGATCGGCCGCTTCGAGGAAGCGTCGGGACACTGGAGCAGTGCGATGCGATGCGATGTCGGAGGTAGCCCGTTGCTACGCCATCGAGTGGAACTGGGCGCGGGATCGATTGCGCACGATGCGTTGTCGGCACCGCTGTCGATGTCGAGCACGCTGCGATATCCCGATACACGGGCGTCCGAGGTCGACTTGGCCGACGGGACCGTCCGGCTGGCGCTGGCCGGAGGCGGTTCGCTGAGTACCTCTGTGGGTCGTCGCCTTCAGCACGCCGAACTGGATGTGTGAGACCCGGCGTGCTGCACAACGAACAAACGCATCGGCCGACGGTGTCCCGTCGGCCGATGCGTTGTGTGAAAGCTGGTTTCAGCCAGCTGCCTTTTCTCGTTCCTGCTCCGAATCAGCGGCGGCAGCCTCGACGGCACCCGTACGTTCGAGTGAGTTGAGTTGCTCGATGGCCAGTCGCGCGAACACCTGCTGCTCGGTCGACGCCATCTGAGCCCGACCTCGGCCGAGGAACGTCACGAACCACGAGATGACGGTCGTGATGCGGCTGCGGTAGCCCACGAGGTAGTACAGGTGGAGCGCGAGCCACATGAGCCAGGCGATGAATCCGCCGAATTCGAGTTTACCGACCTTGGCGACGGCGTTGAATCGCGACACCGTTGCCATCGAGCCCTTGTCGAAGTACTTGAACGGCGCACGCTGAGCGGGATCGTCCTCGCCCTTCACCGACGCCTTGATCAGCTTGGCGGCGTAAGTCGCTCCCTGGATGGCACCCTGTGCCATGCCGGGGACGTCCTTGACCGACATCAGGTCGCCGACCACGAACACGTTCGGGTGGCCCTTGACGGTGAGGTCCGGTTCGACCAGCACTCGTCCGGCGCGATCGGTTTCCGATCCGGACTGGTCGGCGAGCTGCTTGCCGAGGGGGCTGCCCTGCACGCCTGCGGACCAGACCTTGCACTGCGCCTCGATGCGACGCGTCGTGCCGTCCTTCTCCTTGACCGTCAGTCCGTCGTTGTCGACATCGGTGACCATCGCGTTCAGCTGAATTTCGACGCCGAGCTTCTCGAGCCGTTCGGCAGCCTTGCGTCCGAGCTTCTCGCCCATCGGCGGCAGTACAGCGGGCGCGGCGTCGAGCAGGATGACGCGGGCGTCACGCGGATCGATGTTGCGGAAGGCTCCGTCGAGGGTGCGATCGGCGAGCTCGGCGATCTGCCCGGCGAGCTCGACGCCGGTGGGACCCGCGCCGACGACCACGAAGGTCATGAGGCGGTCCTTCTCCTCCTGATCGTCGGAGAGTTCGGCCTGCTCGAACGCACCGAGGATGCGGCCACGCAGTTCGAGTGCATCGTCGATGGTCTTCATGCCGGGCGCGAACTCGGCGAAGTGATCGTTGCCGAAGTACGACTGCTGAGCGCCTGCTGCGACGATCAGGCTGTCGAACGGAGTGACGGTGATGCGTTCGAGGAGCTTGGACGTCACCGTCTTGGCCTCGAGATCGATGTTCAGCACGTCTCCGAGCAGCACCTCGGCGTTCTTCTGCTTGCGCAGAATGACGCGGGTGGTGGGAGCGATCTCGCCGACCGACAGAATGCCTGTCGCGACCTGATAGAGGAGAGGCTGGAAAAGGTGGTGTGTCGTCTTCGCGACGAGGGTGATGTCGACGTCGGCTTTCTTGAGCGCCTTGACGCCGAACAGACCTCCGAACCCGGAACCGATGACGACGACGCGGTGACGCTTCGATTCGAGCGGTTGGATGCTCATTACCTGCTCCCTAACGATTGCGGTGTGAGGTCAACGGTAGTCGCCATCCATCTCGACGTCTCGACAAGGTCGTCGTGTCTGTGGTGGCAACGCACACCTACCGGCCGGCCGCTGCGCGCTTCGCCAGTTCCACGGTCGCGGCCCGCAGTTCGGTAGCCGAGTCGATCGGAGTTGCATAGCCGACCCTGGTGTACGCGATTCCGCGCGGTGTGAGCACCTTCAGATCCAGTCCGTAGCGGTCGGCGGCCGTGCACTCGGCGGACGTGGCATCGGGAAAACCGCCCAGCTCGCGGGCCATGGCAGTCAGCGACGACGAGTGGTCGGCGTTGAGGTGCTCGATCGCGTACGCGGAGGTCGGCGACACCGGATCGGGCGCGGCCCGGGAATACGCTTCGGCGGTTGCCGAATCCATCCGGCCGTATCCGCCGACCCACCGGACGCGATGCACCCGCATGATCCAGAGCGTGAAGTCGCTGTAGTCCAGGTAGTACTTCGCCGCTGGTACGCCGTCGAGATGCGCCGCGCGTGCTGCGGCCAACTCGTCCCCCTCGGGCCGCTCGACCACGCCTGCCAGCGTGATTCGGCCCGACGCCAGTGGATCGGTCTGCGATTGCGGCGCCACGATCGACAGGCTCATCCGTTGATCGCCTGCGAGGTTCCGTCCGTGCTCGGCCATGCGCGAGACACACAGAACCGGAGCGCCGTCGAGCAATCCGTACGTGACGAACGAAGCCCAGGGATCGCCGTCCGCGGTCAGGCTCGCAAGAGTCGCGGTGTTGGTGGACGCTGCGATCGTGCGCGCTTCCTCGGCTGCGGAGGGACGACGGTCGTCGACGACCGGGGCCAGGGGAGGGGGAACGGACGGGGCGTCACCGGGGTCGCCGTGATCGAGTGCCATGCGCAGAAGCTTACGACGATGACCTACAGGAGGTCTCCGGCATGGATCAGAGCGTCGGCGACGAGTGCGACGCCGAGCACGACGAAAATGATGCGCACCGTCGGCGGGCCGTACCGCATCAGGGCT is part of the Rhodococcus sp. SBT000017 genome and harbors:
- a CDS encoding urease subunit alpha — translated: MARMSRSRYAQLFGPTTGDRIRLADTDLLIEVTEDRSGGPGNAGEEAVFGGGKVIRESMGQSRATRADGAPDTVITGVVVVDYWGIIKADLGIRDGRIVALGKAGNPDTMTGVHPDLVIGPSTEIIAGNGKIVTAGGIDCHVHLICPQIKEEALGGGITTVIAGGTGPAEGSKATTVTPGAWHLSRMLESLDDWPMNIVLLGKGNTVNPDSMWEQLRAGASGFKLHEDWGSTPAAIDACLRVCEDAGVQAALHSDTLNEAGFVETTLDAIKGRGIHAYHTEGAGGGHAPDIITVAAQPHVLPSSTNPTRPHTVNTLDEHLDMLMVCHHLSPSIPEDLAFAESRIRPSTIAAEDLLHDMGAISMIGSDAQAMGRIGEVVLRTWQTAHVMKSRRGFLAGDNGADNNRVMRYVAKYTICPAVAHGLDDEIGSIEPGKLADLVLWDPAFFGVRPHMVIKGGMIAWAAMGDANASIPTPQPELPRPMFGASPKAAAATSLHFVAPQAIEDGLAGRLNCDRRLVPVKNVRGVRKSDMALNDALPDIRVDPDTFTVRIDGDVWTEQPATELPMAQRYFLF
- a CDS encoding urease accessory protein UreF, with the translated sequence MPDARLQVTTLLSLADSRLPTGGHVHSGGVEEAIASGFVRDITTLEAFLRRRIRTSGATTASIAASLVHGSSSTSEADAESDARTPSPAARSASRAQGRGLLRLAKSAWPHHDWTSIGRRPHLAVAAGHVGLAAGLSVADTAAVQVYITMTGSAIAAQRLLALDPAEVAACTIRLGDFCDDVTAAVCECLPELMELSDPLLDMFAEAHAVRDRPLFVS
- a CDS encoding NAD(P)/FAD-dependent oxidoreductase, whose amino-acid sequence is MSIQPLESKRHRVVVIGSGFGGLFGVKALKKADVDITLVAKTTHHLFQPLLYQVATGILSVGEIAPTTRVILRKQKNAEVLLGDVLNIDLEAKTVTSKLLERITVTPFDSLIVAAGAQQSYFGNDHFAEFAPGMKTIDDALELRGRILGAFEQAELSDDQEEKDRLMTFVVVGAGPTGVELAGQIAELADRTLDGAFRNIDPRDARVILLDAAPAVLPPMGEKLGRKAAERLEKLGVEIQLNAMVTDVDNDGLTVKEKDGTTRRIEAQCKVWSAGVQGSPLGKQLADQSGSETDRAGRVLVEPDLTVKGHPNVFVVGDLMSVKDVPGMAQGAIQGATYAAKLIKASVKGEDDPAQRAPFKYFDKGSMATVSRFNAVAKVGKLEFGGFIAWLMWLALHLYYLVGYRSRITTVISWFVTFLGRGRAQMASTEQQVFARLAIEQLNSLERTGAVEAAAADSEQEREKAAG
- a CDS encoding urease accessory protein UreD, with the translated sequence MHTELCIDASRSRSPRITSVGGLAGRQTGPDTVHLIGTAATPLGGDTIVVRISVAAGAHLEVRSVAASLAMPGGLHRHSSAQWHFEVGAGASLVFDPEPMVVVSDASHSVVNTVVLEQDSTLRLRERTQIGRFEEASGHWSSAMRCDVGGSPLLRHRVELGAGSIAHDALSAPLSMSSTLRYPDTRASEVDLADGTVRLALAGGGSLSTSVGRRLQHAELDV
- the ureG gene encoding urease accessory protein UreG produces the protein MPPHLIDGEPHDHGLDRPKRARVAGDALRVGIGGPVGSGKTALVAALCRELRDELSLAVLTNDIYTTEDADFLRRHAVLPDERITAVQTGGCPHTAIRDDITANLDAIDDLIENNPPLDLILVESGGDNLTATFSSGLIDVQIFVVDVAGGDKVPRKGGPGVTFSDLLVVNKTDLAPYVGADLGVMERDAAQVREGRPTALISLTDDPSATTVLEWVREQLKVIADADAHAHTH
- a CDS encoding HugZ family protein produces the protein MALDHGDPGDAPSVPPPLAPVVDDRRPSAAEEARTIAASTNTATLASLTADGDPWASFVTYGLLDGAPVLCVSRMAEHGRNLAGDQRMSLSIVAPQSQTDPLASGRITLAGVVERPEGDELAAARAAHLDGVPAAKYYLDYSDFTLWIMRVHRVRWVGGYGRMDSATAEAYSRAAPDPVSPTSAYAIEHLNADHSSSLTAMARELGGFPDATSAECTAADRYGLDLKVLTPRGIAYTRVGYATPIDSATELRAATVELAKRAAAGR